Proteins encoded within one genomic window of Hahella chejuensis KCTC 2396:
- the sctU gene encoding type III secretion system export apparatus subunit SctU, translating to MSDEKTEKPTPKKLRDARKKGQVAHSKDVVSTATICAMFLLLLATSDTYLSHLSILIELPAQYMDRPFLEALPMVVDNVIYELIYLTLMPVGVVMASAILANFLQVGALFAVESLKPDLKKLNPVEGFKKIFCVKNFIEFIKSLIKVGVLSYLVYMLIKDNLNDSARLHYCEVECIPDFVGTLLKQLILYSAITFIALAAADFFIQKQQFIKQQKMSKDEVKREYKQMEGSPEIKGKRKQIHREMMNTSIPAQVKKCSAIVTNPTHLAVGIYYEKGVEDVPKVMVKGADQMAKVIRKIAEEEGIPMMENVPLARGLWKRAQVNDYVPPDLFEAVAAVLQWVDSLDQQRQQR from the coding sequence ATGAGCGATGAAAAAACCGAAAAGCCCACCCCCAAAAAGCTGCGCGACGCCCGTAAAAAGGGCCAGGTCGCCCATAGTAAAGATGTGGTGTCCACCGCCACTATTTGTGCGATGTTTCTATTGCTGCTGGCTACCTCCGACACCTATCTCTCACACCTGAGCATCTTGATCGAGCTGCCCGCCCAGTATATGGACAGGCCGTTTCTGGAAGCCCTGCCGATGGTGGTCGACAATGTGATCTATGAGCTGATTTATCTCACGTTAATGCCCGTTGGCGTGGTCATGGCGTCCGCCATTCTGGCAAACTTTCTGCAAGTGGGCGCTCTGTTTGCGGTAGAGTCACTGAAACCCGACCTCAAGAAGCTCAATCCGGTGGAGGGCTTCAAGAAAATCTTTTGCGTCAAAAACTTCATTGAATTCATCAAGTCGCTGATCAAAGTGGGCGTGCTTTCCTATCTGGTCTATATGCTGATCAAGGACAATCTCAATGATTCCGCCCGGCTGCATTATTGTGAAGTGGAATGCATCCCGGATTTTGTCGGAACGCTGCTGAAGCAACTCATTCTGTATTCCGCCATTACTTTCATCGCTCTCGCGGCGGCGGATTTCTTCATCCAGAAACAGCAGTTTATAAAGCAACAAAAAATGAGTAAGGACGAGGTCAAGCGGGAATACAAGCAAATGGAGGGCAGCCCGGAAATCAAGGGCAAGCGCAAGCAGATTCATCGGGAAATGATGAACACATCTATTCCGGCCCAAGTGAAAAAGTGCTCCGCCATCGTCACCAACCCCACCCATCTGGCGGTCGGCATCTACTATGAAAAAGGCGTGGAGGACGTGCCCAAGGTCATGGTGAAAGGCGCGGACCAAATGGCCAAAGTCATTCGCAAAATCGCTGAGGAAGAAGGCATCCCCATGATGGAGAACGTGCCGCTCGCCCGTGGTCTTTGGAAACGGGCGCAGGTCAACGACTACGTCCCTCCCGACCTGTTCGAAGCTGTTGCGGCGGTGCTGCAGTGGGTGGACAGTCTTGATCAGCAAAGACAGCAACGCTGA
- the sctN gene encoding type III secretion system ATPase SctN, with product MSQLSHVLSDLRSAIAEVQPVGLRGRVTNVVGTIIRAIVPGAQIGELCYLESAGAPRLLAEVVGFQEKEALLTPMGDMLGISTATEVITTGQSHHIAVGPHLLGRVLDGMGAPMDGKNADFPSDLQHYPVYADAPSPMMRRMISEPLSLGVRALDGLLTCGEGQRMGVFAAAGGGKSTLLSMLVMGADVDVIVIALIGERGREVREFIEHNLGPEGLARSVLVISTSDRPSMERAKAAYVATTIAEYFRDQGQKVLLLMDSVTRFARAQREIGLAAGEPPTRRGFPPSVFATLPKLLERVGFNDKGSITALYTVLVEGDDMSEPIADEVRSILDGHIVLSRKLAATNHYPAIDVLASTSRVMTAITSPEHRQAAGKMRELMAKYVDVELLVKIGEYQRGSDPVADEAIAKIDRIRGFLKQATDEKCDFQTTLNALAQSV from the coding sequence GTGAGCCAGTTGAGCCATGTGTTATCAGACCTGCGTTCGGCCATCGCCGAGGTGCAACCGGTCGGCCTGCGCGGCCGGGTGACCAACGTGGTCGGCACCATCATCCGGGCGATCGTTCCCGGCGCTCAAATCGGCGAGCTTTGCTATCTGGAGTCCGCCGGCGCGCCCCGCCTGCTCGCCGAAGTGGTGGGGTTTCAGGAAAAAGAAGCGCTGTTGACGCCTATGGGCGACATGCTGGGCATTTCCACCGCCACAGAGGTGATCACTACCGGACAGTCCCACCACATCGCCGTCGGCCCTCATTTGCTGGGGCGCGTGCTGGACGGCATGGGCGCTCCGATGGACGGTAAAAACGCGGACTTCCCTTCCGACCTGCAGCACTATCCGGTTTACGCTGACGCCCCCTCCCCCATGATGCGCCGCATGATCAGCGAACCACTCAGTCTTGGCGTGCGCGCCCTGGACGGCCTTCTCACCTGCGGCGAAGGTCAACGGATGGGCGTATTCGCCGCCGCCGGCGGCGGTAAGAGTACGCTGTTGTCCATGCTGGTCATGGGCGCGGACGTGGATGTCATCGTTATCGCACTGATCGGGGAACGGGGTCGGGAGGTGCGGGAGTTTATCGAACATAACCTGGGGCCGGAGGGCCTGGCCCGCTCGGTGCTGGTGATCTCCACGTCGGACCGTCCTTCCATGGAGCGCGCCAAAGCCGCGTATGTGGCCACTACTATCGCCGAATATTTCCGCGACCAGGGTCAGAAAGTGTTGTTGCTGATGGATTCAGTAACGCGTTTCGCCCGGGCGCAACGGGAAATCGGTCTGGCGGCGGGAGAGCCGCCAACCCGCCGCGGCTTCCCGCCTTCCGTGTTCGCCACCCTGCCCAAACTGCTGGAGCGGGTGGGGTTCAACGATAAGGGCTCCATTACCGCGCTCTATACGGTATTGGTGGAAGGGGACGACATGTCCGAACCCATCGCCGACGAGGTGCGCTCCATCCTCGACGGCCACATTGTGCTCTCGCGCAAGCTGGCCGCCACCAACCACTATCCCGCCATCGACGTGCTCGCCAGCACCAGCCGGGTAATGACCGCCATCACCAGCCCGGAACATCGACAGGCCGCGGGAAAAATGCGCGAGCTGATGGCCAAGTATGTGGATGTTGAATTGCTGGTGAAGATCGGCGAATACCAGCGCGGCAGCGATCCCGTAGCGGATGAAGCCATCGCCAAGATCGACCGCATCCGCGGCTTTCTCAAGCAGGCGACGGACGAAAAGTGCGACTTCCAAACCACCCTTAATGCGCTTGCGCAGTCGGTGTAA
- a CDS encoding type III secretion HpaP family protein: MRISNRTSGSSDREKESEAVAESSLQQFSKLMETKSVNPDKFRQTEEQSQEKPVPDKVRNTMIEMVKNAFKAAESLAQPSKSAQMEPKASIPSLTQTFAQKSSTTEKGGLLDKPELAPPKQTSPQEQTPRELSLFAPQTKNSADLSQLDTLQSKPPLSGDKPDLSPPKNNEQFGQLKTETTIPEYAKSYPDAQSSSLPNTPDKAASETSHDSKSPRQEAKSDANGYKPAQQESGQAHARLDTTQDPKTVSDKLQPKAETQPKPEVTDKPESVQTKPENTQPKTDVQAKTEPTQPNRDPAQPKPENKADTQPKPDVTNQPEPVQTKPENTPPKPDVQAKTEPTQPNRDSVQTKPENKADTQPKPDVTNQPESVQSKPENTPPKPDVQAKTEPTQPNRDPAQPKPENKADTQPKPDVTNQPEPVQTKPENTPPKTDVQAKTEPTQPNRDPAQPKPENKADTQPKPEVTDKPESVQSKPENTPPKPDVQAKTEPTQPNRDPAQTKPENKADTQPKPDVTNQPEPVQTKPENTPPKTDVQAKTEPTQPNRDPAQPKPENKADTQPKPEVTDKPEPIQTKPENTPPKTDVQAKTEPTQPNRDPVQTKPENKADTQPKPEVTDKPEPVQTKPENTPPKTDAQAKTEPTQPNRDPAQPKPEVTDKPEPIQSKPENTPPKPDVQAKTEPTQPNRDPVQPKPENKADTQPKPEVTDKPEPVQTKPENTPPKTDVQAKTEPTQPNRDPAQNKPENKADTQPKPEVTDKPESVQKKPENTPPKPDVQAKTEPTPANRDPAQNKPENLADAQAKGDIQPKPELAHDKGDSRQPVTGPSEHHASTPKKADKTAQALDPSAKSGAHQGDPNSSERPSSVVKTGRPDADGATPLKAPVSGPHQAGQDANKFGPSVDHAIKTQASPHSKPSPMDASVIQADARTAPIKPEGGVSTKAESGKPELHAGEFQRPGNLLANKVTSKGSASSDHQERREKPSLPQPNKEKTEKPQERREGPVESFQVQPTQQNPSKDVVANASGTETSKVSTQEKVAEMQKIVDQIVSRILVSKPGSGQPEELRLMLSSGPLKGTEIAIMRKHGDIQLSFNTPNPETQAFLVSLKGEMSTSLRSKLPNERFDVRIQESKKATPYGKEPVRRAKGQQQ; encoded by the coding sequence ATGAGAATATCCAATCGCACATCAGGTTCCTCGGATAGGGAAAAAGAGTCGGAAGCGGTCGCGGAAAGCTCCCTGCAACAGTTCAGCAAATTGATGGAGACCAAGTCCGTCAATCCGGATAAATTCCGGCAAACGGAGGAGCAGTCACAGGAAAAGCCAGTGCCGGATAAAGTTCGCAACACCATGATTGAAATGGTGAAAAATGCGTTCAAAGCGGCGGAAAGCCTGGCGCAGCCATCCAAATCCGCTCAAATGGAACCTAAAGCCTCCATCCCGTCTTTGACGCAGACTTTCGCCCAGAAATCCTCAACGACAGAGAAAGGCGGTCTTTTGGACAAGCCGGAGCTGGCGCCCCCCAAGCAAACGTCGCCCCAAGAACAAACGCCACGGGAACTCAGCCTTTTCGCTCCCCAAACCAAAAACAGCGCGGACCTCAGCCAGCTGGACACATTACAAAGCAAGCCGCCGCTGTCTGGAGACAAGCCGGATCTGTCTCCGCCCAAAAACAATGAACAATTCGGCCAGCTCAAAACGGAAACAACCATCCCGGAGTACGCCAAATCCTATCCTGACGCGCAATCCTCATCCTTACCAAATACCCCGGATAAAGCCGCCTCGGAAACTTCCCATGACTCAAAAAGTCCGCGGCAAGAAGCGAAATCCGACGCAAACGGATACAAACCCGCTCAGCAGGAAAGCGGTCAAGCTCACGCCAGACTTGATACTACCCAAGACCCAAAAACCGTCTCCGACAAACTACAACCAAAGGCGGAAACCCAACCCAAGCCTGAGGTGACGGATAAGCCAGAGTCCGTTCAAACAAAACCGGAGAATACACAGCCCAAAACCGACGTCCAAGCCAAAACTGAGCCGACTCAACCCAATCGCGATCCCGCACAGCCCAAGCCGGAGAACAAAGCAGACACCCAGCCTAAACCTGACGTGACTAATCAGCCGGAACCCGTTCAGACAAAGCCCGAGAACACGCCGCCCAAACCCGACGTCCAGGCTAAAACAGAACCGACTCAGCCTAATCGCGATTCCGTGCAAACCAAGCCGGAGAATAAAGCGGACACCCAGCCTAAGCCTGACGTGACTAATCAGCCAGAGTCCGTTCAGTCAAAACCAGAGAACACGCCGCCCAAACCCGACGTCCAAGCTAAAACAGAGCCCACTCAACCCAACCGCGATCCTGCGCAACCCAAGCCAGAGAATAAAGCGGACACCCAACCTAAGCCTGACGTGACTAATCAGCCGGAACCCGTTCAGACAAAGCCCGAGAACACGCCGCCCAAAACCGACGTCCAGGCCAAAACTGAGCCGACTCAACCCAACCGCGATCCCGCGCAACCCAAGCCAGAGAACAAAGCAGACACCCAACCCAAACCTGAGGTAACGGATAAGCCGGAATCCGTTCAGTCAAAACCAGAGAACACGCCACCCAAACCCGACGTCCAGGCTAAAACAGAGCCCACTCAGCCTAATCGTGATCCTGCGCAAACCAAGCCAGAAAACAAAGCAGACACCCAACCTAAGCCTGACGTGACTAATCAGCCAGAGCCCGTTCAGACAAAGCCCGAGAACACGCCGCCGAAAACCGACGTCCAGGCTAAAACAGAACCGACTCAGCCCAATCGCGATCCTGCGCAACCCAAGCCAGAAAACAAGGCGGATACCCAGCCCAAGCCAGAGGTGACGGATAAGCCAGAACCCATTCAGACAAAGCCCGAGAACACGCCGCCGAAAACCGACGTCCAGGCCAAAACGGAGCCGACTCAACCCAATCGCGATCCCGTGCAAACCAAGCCGGAGAATAAAGCGGACACCCAGCCTAAGCCAGAGGTAACGGATAAACCAGAACCCGTTCAGACAAAGCCCGAGAACACTCCGCCGAAAACCGACGCCCAGGCCAAAACTGAGCCGACTCAACCCAATCGCGATCCTGCGCAACCCAAGCCAGAGGTAACAGATAAACCAGAACCCATTCAGTCAAAACCAGAGAACACGCCGCCCAAACCCGACGTCCAAGCCAAAACGGAGCCGACTCAACCCAATCGCGATCCCGTGCAACCCAAGCCAGAAAACAAAGCGGATACCCAGCCCAAGCCAGAGGTAACGGATAAGCCAGAACCCGTTCAGACAAAGCCCGAGAACACGCCGCCGAAAACCGACGTCCAAGCCAAAACTGAGCCGACTCAACCCAATCGCGATCCCGCACAGAACAAGCCAGAAAACAAAGCAGACACCCAACCCAAACCTGAAGTAACGGATAAGCCAGAATCCGTTCAGAAAAAACCGGAGAACACGCCGCCCAAACCCGACGTCCAAGCCAAAACAGAGCCGACTCCAGCTAATCGCGATCCCGCACAGAACAAGCCAGAAAACCTGGCAGATGCGCAGGCAAAAGGCGATATTCAACCTAAACCCGAGCTGGCGCATGACAAAGGCGACTCGCGTCAACCTGTAACTGGGCCTTCTGAGCATCACGCATCAACGCCGAAGAAAGCGGATAAAACAGCTCAGGCGCTTGACCCTTCCGCCAAGTCGGGCGCTCATCAGGGCGATCCAAACTCATCCGAGCGCCCGTCATCCGTCGTCAAAACGGGACGCCCTGACGCAGATGGCGCAACGCCCCTCAAAGCGCCAGTGTCCGGCCCCCATCAGGCTGGTCAGGATGCAAATAAATTCGGGCCTTCCGTAGATCACGCCATCAAGACTCAAGCGTCTCCCCATTCAAAGCCGTCCCCCATGGACGCCAGCGTGATTCAGGCTGACGCCAGAACCGCGCCCATAAAGCCGGAAGGAGGCGTTTCCACCAAAGCGGAATCCGGTAAACCTGAGCTTCACGCAGGCGAGTTCCAACGTCCTGGCAATCTCCTCGCCAATAAAGTGACGAGCAAGGGTTCAGCCTCTTCCGATCATCAGGAGCGCCGTGAAAAGCCCTCTCTGCCGCAGCCAAACAAAGAGAAAACAGAGAAACCACAAGAGCGTCGAGAAGGTCCGGTGGAAAGCTTCCAGGTGCAGCCCACGCAACAGAACCCGTCCAAGGACGTCGTCGCCAACGCCAGTGGAACTGAGACCAGTAAGGTTTCCACGCAGGAGAAAGTGGCGGAGATGCAGAAGATCGTCGATCAAATCGTGAGTCGCATTCTGGTGAGCAAACCAGGATCAGGGCAACCGGAGGAGCTGCGTCTGATGTTGAGCTCCGGACCGCTGAAAGGCACGGAAATCGCCATTATGCGGAAACATGGCGACATTCAGTTAAGTTTTAATACCCCCAATCCTGAAACTCAGGCGTTCCTGGTGTCACTAAAGGGAGAGATGAGCACATCCCTGAGGAGCAAACTGCCCAATGAACGTTTTGACGTCAGGATTCAAGAAAGCAAAAAAGCCACCCCGTACGGTAAAGAGCCAGTCCGTCGCGCCAAAGGCCAGCAGCAATGA
- a CDS encoding FliM/FliN family flagellar motor switch protein, whose translation MIKPVKPPRLGRTQMTLDNLICARRRPFALQLPEHIAQFSLRRLDMLETFVSVAFYAEGRRGHLHLDVRAVSALLGEEQDASIYPDALLSALLTAQLNGPLHALSSALQTELELDEISQDSTMVVAGVRIGMQISASGNTGLGLLTPPPHLAERMAALLATLPAETAPTPVTPTASAQVLLAERRMSLNDVKCLRTGDVLMLPPGASADLVTLRLPGYGACRARLDDHKLVLVTPMTSDTQHTPEPLDAPSDLGNLELKLEFHLGSLNLTLAELSQMTEGAAFDLGLSLEAPVAMKVNGQTLARCELVEIDGRLGARVVRLTGGDSEVEGHD comes from the coding sequence ATGATTAAGCCGGTAAAGCCGCCCCGGCTGGGACGAACGCAGATGACGCTGGATAACCTGATCTGCGCCCGCCGCCGCCCTTTTGCGCTGCAATTGCCTGAGCACATCGCGCAGTTCAGTCTGCGCCGGCTGGATATGCTGGAAACTTTCGTCAGCGTCGCTTTTTACGCCGAAGGGCGGCGCGGCCACCTGCACCTGGACGTACGCGCCGTCAGCGCACTGCTGGGGGAAGAACAGGATGCGTCCATTTATCCGGACGCCCTGCTCTCCGCGCTGCTCACGGCGCAATTAAACGGCCCTCTGCACGCGCTCTCCTCCGCGCTGCAAACAGAGCTGGAGCTGGATGAAATCAGCCAGGACAGCACCATGGTGGTGGCCGGGGTCCGTATCGGCATGCAGATAAGCGCCAGCGGCAATACCGGCCTGGGGCTGCTGACCCCGCCTCCGCACCTTGCGGAGCGCATGGCCGCTTTGCTCGCCACCCTGCCTGCGGAAACAGCGCCCACGCCGGTTACGCCGACGGCGTCGGCGCAGGTGCTGCTGGCGGAGCGCCGGATGTCTCTCAACGACGTTAAATGCCTGCGGACCGGAGACGTGTTGATGCTGCCGCCAGGCGCATCCGCGGACCTGGTGACCTTACGCCTGCCCGGATACGGCGCCTGCCGCGCCCGACTTGATGATCACAAATTAGTACTGGTGACGCCCATGACTTCAGATACACAACATACCCCCGAACCTCTCGACGCGCCCTCCGACCTGGGAAATCTGGAATTGAAGCTGGAGTTTCATCTCGGCTCTCTCAATTTGACCCTGGCCGAGCTATCGCAGATGACCGAGGGAGCCGCTTTTGATCTCGGCTTAAGTCTGGAAGCGCCGGTGGCGATGAAGGTAAACGGACAAACCCTGGCCCGCTGCGAGCTGGTGGAAATCGATGGGCGTCTTGGCGCGCGCGTAGTACGGTTGACCGGCGGCGACAGCGAGGTCGAAGGGCATGACTGA
- a CDS encoding type III secretion protein, which produces MLSALADIKKLRERNAQAEALRKRQLLTQSREKVEEAQRDLQQFEIWRVQEEHRLYDSIMGSEVGLKAIDKVKHQIGMLRLKEVSLAEQVEKARQEQKQAEAALRQAEQALAEAGKAVEKCQMLIEQVSADAIAEAQRLEELELEEASETNFSRPQN; this is translated from the coding sequence ATGCTGTCCGCATTGGCCGATATTAAAAAGCTGCGTGAACGCAACGCCCAGGCGGAAGCGCTGAGAAAGCGCCAGTTGCTGACGCAGTCCCGGGAAAAAGTAGAGGAAGCGCAACGCGACCTGCAGCAGTTTGAGATCTGGCGAGTGCAGGAAGAACACCGTTTGTACGACAGCATCATGGGGTCGGAGGTCGGCCTCAAGGCAATCGACAAAGTCAAACATCAGATCGGCATGCTGCGCCTGAAGGAAGTCTCACTGGCGGAGCAGGTAGAGAAAGCCAGACAAGAGCAAAAACAAGCGGAAGCTGCGCTGCGTCAGGCGGAGCAAGCCCTGGCCGAAGCCGGCAAAGCCGTAGAGAAGTGTCAGATGCTTATCGAGCAGGTGTCTGCCGACGCCATCGCGGAAGCCCAGCGGCTCGAAGAACTCGAGCTTGAGGAAGCCAGCGAAACCAATTTTTCACGCCCCCAAAACTAA
- the sctR gene encoding type III secretion system export apparatus subunit SctR translates to MTDIQAIPLIGTLVLLSLIPFIAIMTTSFIKLAVVFSLLRNALGIQQIPPNMALYGLAIVLSIYIMAPVGYQIADTVKEKGFDLSQSESLKELANSAIDPMSEFLTKHSSEKERGFFLESAETLWPKEYAARLDTNSMLVLVPSFTISELKSAFEIGFLLYLPFIAIDLIVSNILLAMGMMMVSPMTISLPFKLLLFVLLDGWTRLTHGLVLSYQ, encoded by the coding sequence ATGACTGATATACAGGCGATTCCTCTTATCGGGACGCTGGTCCTGCTGTCGCTGATCCCGTTCATCGCCATCATGACCACTTCCTTCATCAAGCTCGCCGTGGTGTTCAGCTTATTGCGCAACGCCCTCGGCATTCAGCAGATTCCGCCGAACATGGCGTTATACGGATTGGCCATCGTGTTGTCGATCTACATCATGGCGCCGGTGGGCTACCAGATAGCGGATACGGTGAAAGAAAAAGGCTTCGACCTGAGTCAGTCGGAATCGCTCAAAGAGCTGGCTAACAGCGCTATTGACCCAATGTCCGAGTTCCTGACCAAACACTCTTCCGAAAAGGAGCGCGGATTTTTTCTGGAAAGTGCGGAAACCCTGTGGCCCAAGGAGTACGCAGCGCGCCTGGACACCAACAGCATGCTGGTGCTGGTGCCGTCTTTCACCATCAGCGAGCTGAAATCCGCGTTTGAAATCGGCTTTCTGCTGTATCTGCCGTTTATCGCCATCGACCTGATCGTTTCCAATATTTTGCTGGCGATGGGGATGATGATGGTGTCGCCGATGACAATCTCCCTGCCCTTTAAATTACTCCTGTTCGTGCTTCTGGACGGCTGGACCCGACTAACCCATGGCCTGGTGTTGAGTTACCAATGA
- the sctW gene encoding type III secretion system gatekeeper subunit SctW gives MSEQIVNRTSAPVLQSGSLSTNEAVTRQGKLHGENVQVKQSASSLLEDAKEEVSLLFKERAEKTLARREMSTGKKENNQQILIEKIREMMDQVPDLLKNVKMKVLIERMASNFPSTPQQLMRRLEEFSKDPTLQFVALQVLEQEAKSGGADKTERLKLIQSAAAELMNTKGEAVRAGLNVSLTASEFAERLKTDVQMLRDAYRDAVLNYGGITQTYRSIVERHKGSPFETVRKYLLKALSADYNAQGPSIEPSRLKAIMDDMYALKLLGGVHEQCCDLMGVMRDLYGQDDCKSGQELMEKVLDIKEMDWVQPSQIASIPMEMNVLGIENQIYLLREVDTVFREIPEKTYNDPADRERLLGVSREALEQLFIKEQEE, from the coding sequence TTGAGTGAGCAAATCGTCAACCGGACCAGCGCTCCTGTCCTGCAGAGCGGGTCGTTATCCACGAATGAAGCCGTTACCCGGCAGGGCAAACTGCATGGGGAAAATGTGCAGGTGAAGCAGAGCGCGTCCTCTTTATTGGAAGACGCTAAAGAGGAAGTGTCCCTTCTGTTCAAGGAACGAGCGGAGAAAACGTTGGCGCGGCGGGAAATGTCCACCGGCAAGAAAGAGAACAACCAGCAGATCCTGATCGAGAAAATCCGGGAGATGATGGATCAGGTTCCTGACCTGCTGAAGAACGTCAAAATGAAAGTGCTCATTGAGCGCATGGCCAGTAATTTTCCTTCCACGCCGCAACAGTTGATGCGGCGACTGGAGGAGTTCTCCAAAGACCCGACCTTGCAGTTCGTCGCCTTGCAGGTGTTGGAGCAGGAGGCCAAGTCCGGGGGCGCAGACAAGACTGAGCGCCTGAAGCTGATTCAAAGCGCCGCCGCCGAACTGATGAACACCAAAGGGGAAGCAGTACGGGCGGGCCTGAATGTATCGCTCACCGCCTCCGAATTCGCCGAGAGGCTGAAGACAGACGTTCAGATGCTGCGGGACGCCTATCGGGACGCGGTGTTGAACTACGGCGGCATTACCCAGACCTACCGTTCTATTGTCGAACGTCACAAAGGCAGCCCGTTTGAAACCGTACGCAAATATCTGTTGAAGGCCCTGAGCGCCGACTACAACGCGCAGGGGCCATCCATTGAGCCGTCCCGGCTCAAAGCGATCATGGACGATATGTACGCCCTCAAATTGTTGGGCGGCGTGCACGAGCAATGCTGCGACCTCATGGGCGTGATGCGCGATCTCTACGGTCAGGATGACTGCAAAAGCGGTCAGGAACTGATGGAGAAAGTGTTGGATATCAAGGAAATGGACTGGGTGCAGCCGTCCCAGATCGCCTCTATTCCGATGGAAATGAATGTGCTGGGCATTGAAAACCAGATCTACCTGTTGCGGGAAGTGGACACGGTGTTCCGTGAAATTCCCGAAAAAACCTACAACGACCCCGCCGATAGAGAGCGCCTGCTGGGCGTCTCCAGAGAAGCCCTTGAGCAGTTGTTTATCAAGGAGCAGGAGGAATGA
- the sctT gene encoding type III secretion system export apparatus subunit SctT, whose translation MMTHLMSDTLTLFMFTVPRLLAAMSVMPFLSKSFFGGTLIRNGVVLSLSLFLFPIVDEGYKPETMAPFMYALIILKEVIIGFCLGWLAALPFWALEAVGFFIDNQRGSTMASAMNPLTGSQASPVGILFVQTFTTLFFLGGNFLTLMGAIYASYHAWPIFSFFPRIELSAAGFFFAQLDYFMSIVVLFAAPLIACMFLAEFGLGLVSRFAPQLNVFFLSMPIKSLVCMVMLTFYVGVLMRIFDERYLRTFDLFKQLNVLWGS comes from the coding sequence ATGATGACCCACTTGATGAGCGACACGCTGACGCTGTTCATGTTCACCGTGCCGCGTCTGCTGGCGGCCATGTCGGTCATGCCGTTCCTGAGCAAAAGCTTCTTCGGCGGCACGCTGATCCGCAACGGCGTGGTGCTCAGTCTGTCCCTGTTTCTGTTTCCCATCGTGGACGAAGGCTACAAGCCGGAAACCATGGCGCCGTTTATGTACGCGCTCATTATTCTCAAGGAAGTGATCATCGGGTTCTGTCTGGGCTGGCTGGCGGCGCTGCCGTTCTGGGCGCTGGAGGCGGTGGGCTTCTTTATCGACAATCAGCGCGGCTCCACCATGGCCAGCGCCATGAACCCGCTGACCGGTTCTCAGGCCTCTCCCGTCGGCATTCTGTTCGTACAGACATTCACCACCCTGTTTTTTCTGGGAGGCAACTTCCTCACGCTGATGGGGGCCATTTACGCCAGTTACCACGCCTGGCCGATCTTCTCATTTTTCCCGAGAATCGAACTGTCGGCCGCGGGCTTTTTCTTTGCGCAGCTGGACTACTTCATGAGCATCGTGGTGTTGTTCGCCGCCCCGCTGATCGCCTGCATGTTCCTGGCTGAATTCGGCCTGGGACTGGTCAGTCGCTTCGCTCCCCAGCTCAACGTATTCTTCTTGTCCATGCCGATAAAAAGCCTGGTGTGCATGGTGATGCTGACTTTCTATGTGGGCGTGTTGATGCGCATTTTCGATGAACGTTATCTGCGCACCTTTGATTTATTCAAACAGCTCAACGTGCTATGGGGGTCGTGA
- the sctS gene encoding type III secretion system export apparatus subunit SctS, with protein sequence MSEAEVIHYASQLLMLVLVLSMPTVIVAAVVGTLVSLVQSLTQIQDQTLSFAIKLIAVSITIMLTARWLGIEIYHFSMNILDHIELIGPS encoded by the coding sequence ATGAGCGAAGCGGAAGTCATTCATTACGCCAGTCAATTGCTGATGCTGGTGCTGGTGCTGTCGATGCCCACCGTCATCGTCGCGGCGGTGGTGGGCACGCTGGTGAGTCTGGTGCAGTCGCTGACTCAGATCCAGGATCAGACCCTGTCCTTCGCCATCAAGCTGATCGCGGTGTCCATCACTATTATGCTCACCGCGCGCTGGCTGGGCATTGAAATCTACCATTTTTCCATGAATATCCTTGACCACATTGAGTTGATCGGCCCCTCATGA